One Ignavibacterium album JCM 16511 genomic region harbors:
- a CDS encoding HD domain-containing protein, which produces MSELLKIKKIFLSERHKIFSELHKDSDPLEFSKKYSFLVENTIRQILSEDKLSFSVAAAGSFSRRELSPYSDIDLMIISDDVEKHRNEIVSIITKLFDAAIEVSHTVREFSDIPKFRDSDLHAFTQFFETRFIYGDLRVYNNWISALINSIDQNTVKNLLKEFIEDQRMRYAKFGDSPKMLEPNIKMSAGGLRDLQSIEWMFILDHKDLINWQFEQAQTEALLQVLTENKFTTAQEAEKILSAYKYILRIRHFLHLITKSKTDRFEFTHQQKLLEVFGMPQSELQNFMKEYFEAANIIYRFSKSVQKKYLLEVLEPVPDSLAFELDDDFIIKGKVLSATKPDDLSFSDILRAYYYRGLHNLYFDDNLRRTIIEKVSNQKFDLIESESSVFFREILRLPRNVGDTLYAMNELGVLGAFLPEFRELNGFMQPGVYHCYTADEHTLVTIRNLEKLANDDSHLGKIYRSIPEKEILFLTMIFHDIAKPINIAGHELFGAEIASSVMFRLGYDESEVDKVAFLVRNHLLMEQVAFRRNLNDPETLNSFVSNFNTTEELDLLYLVTYADLSAVNAAVWTTWKAELLYELYRKSRAMIEDKISGEELLYSNTYIVPKEISKHSDLISESDVKEHLESMHDDIGYKSHFSEEEIARHIEEIGSEKEIAVMFKDFDDYTNITIITKDFPALLSKLCGVLAINDANIHDAKIFTRKDGIVIDTFNVTDFRTHKKIDPSKYQKIENDLTKALTGYLEVNKEVSMLKSRWKRLEQKLFKRSGQVKVSFDNHERYTIIDVFSPDRLGFLYHITRKMSELGLVIHFAKISTKGDDIVDSFYVLNQSGKKISPSDQAFIKEELINTIEQIL; this is translated from the coding sequence ATGTCAGAGCTGCTCAAAATAAAAAAAATTTTTTTATCTGAAAGACATAAAATTTTTTCAGAATTACATAAGGATTCTGACCCTCTTGAGTTCAGTAAGAAATACAGTTTTCTTGTTGAGAATACTATCAGGCAAATTTTATCAGAGGATAAACTTTCTTTTTCGGTTGCAGCTGCGGGAAGTTTCAGCAGAAGGGAACTTTCTCCGTATTCTGATATTGATTTGATGATAATATCAGATGATGTTGAAAAACATAGAAATGAAATCGTTTCTATCATAACTAAACTTTTTGATGCAGCAATTGAAGTTTCCCACACTGTAAGAGAATTCTCTGATATACCGAAATTCCGTGATTCCGATCTTCATGCATTCACACAATTTTTTGAGACAAGATTTATTTACGGTGATTTGAGAGTTTACAACAACTGGATTAGTGCTTTAATAAATTCAATTGACCAGAATACTGTTAAAAACCTGTTAAAAGAATTTATTGAAGATCAGAGAATGCGTTATGCGAAATTTGGTGATTCACCTAAAATGCTTGAACCGAATATTAAGATGTCTGCAGGCGGATTGAGAGACTTACAATCAATTGAATGGATGTTTATTCTTGATCATAAAGATTTGATTAATTGGCAGTTTGAACAAGCTCAAACCGAAGCATTATTACAAGTTCTGACAGAAAATAAATTTACAACTGCTCAGGAAGCTGAAAAGATTTTATCAGCTTATAAATACATTTTAAGAATCAGACATTTTCTTCACCTTATAACAAAAAGCAAAACTGACCGCTTTGAATTTACACATCAGCAGAAACTGCTTGAGGTTTTTGGTATGCCTCAAAGCGAACTGCAGAATTTTATGAAAGAATATTTTGAAGCAGCGAATATTATTTATCGCTTTTCAAAATCTGTTCAGAAAAAATATCTGCTTGAAGTTCTTGAACCGGTTCCTGATTCGCTTGCCTTTGAACTCGATGATGATTTTATAATTAAAGGTAAAGTTCTTTCTGCAACAAAACCGGATGATTTATCTTTTTCGGACATACTTCGTGCTTACTATTATCGGGGGCTTCATAATCTATACTTTGATGATAATCTGAGAAGAACAATTATTGAAAAAGTTTCAAATCAGAAATTCGATTTGATTGAAAGTGAATCATCCGTGTTTTTCAGAGAAATACTTCGCCTGCCAAGAAATGTTGGCGATACACTTTACGCAATGAATGAGCTTGGTGTGCTTGGTGCGTTTCTTCCTGAATTCAGAGAGTTGAATGGTTTTATGCAACCGGGAGTTTACCATTGCTACACAGCAGATGAACATACTCTTGTTACAATCAGAAATCTCGAGAAACTGGCAAATGATGATTCACATCTTGGAAAAATTTATCGAAGCATTCCGGAAAAGGAAATACTTTTTCTTACAATGATTTTTCATGATATTGCCAAGCCGATTAACATTGCGGGACACGAATTATTCGGTGCTGAAATAGCATCATCGGTTATGTTCCGTCTTGGTTATGATGAGAGTGAAGTTGATAAAGTAGCATTTCTAGTCCGTAATCATCTTTTAATGGAACAAGTCGCCTTCCGCAGAAACCTCAACGATCCCGAAACTCTTAATTCATTTGTTTCTAACTTTAATACAACCGAAGAGTTGGATTTACTCTATCTTGTTACTTATGCTGATTTATCAGCTGTTAATGCTGCTGTCTGGACAACCTGGAAAGCTGAATTGTTGTATGAACTCTACAGAAAATCACGTGCAATGATAGAAGATAAAATTTCTGGCGAAGAGCTTCTTTATTCAAACACTTACATTGTCCCGAAAGAAATTTCCAAACACTCTGACTTGATTTCTGAATCAGATGTTAAAGAACATCTTGAATCAATGCACGATGATATAGGATATAAAAGTCATTTTTCCGAAGAAGAAATTGCAAGACATATAGAAGAGATTGGGTCTGAAAAAGAAATTGCAGTTATGTTCAAAGATTTTGATGATTACACAAACATCACAATCATTACAAAAGATTTTCCTGCGCTGCTTTCAAAACTTTGTGGAGTGCTTGCTATAAATGATGCGAATATTCACGATGCAAAAATTTTCACCCGGAAAGACGGAATAGTAATTGACACTTTTAATGTAACTGACTTCCGAACACATAAAAAAATTGATCCTTCCAAATATCAAAAGATTGAAAATGATTTAACTAAAGCTCTCACAGGTTATCTTGAGGTTAATAAAGAAGTTTCAATGTTAAAATCAAGATGGAAAAGACTTGAGCAAAAGTTATTTAAAAGAAGCGGACAAGTTAAAGTAAGTTTCGATAATCACGAGCGTTATACAATAATAGATGTTTTTTCTCCTGACCGACTTGGATTTCTTTATCATATCACACGAAAGATGAGTGAGCTTGGTTTGGTTATTCACTTTGCAAAAATTTCTACAAAAGGTGATGATATTGTTGACTCATTTTATGTTCTGAACCAAAGCGGCAAGAAAATTTCTCCTTCCGATCAGGCATTTATTAAAGAAGAACTTATCAATACAATCGAACAGATCTTATAA
- the murI gene encoding glutamate racemase gives MEKEKPIGVFDSGIGGLTVVKRLMSVLPKESIVYFGDTARVPYGSKSNETVIEYSVQNTKFLIQKNVKAVVVACNTASSIALNELRKQFDVPVIGMIEPGAEMAVHQTKNKKIGVIGTRATIANKAYSKAIKEINPDIEVFEKACPLFVPLAEEGWTNHKATYEIAEEYLEELREKEIDTLVLGCTHYPILADVIQDVIGKNVKLIDSGVASSEVVREELRRIGLETNSAVPGNAFFYVSDIPTTFKQVAELFLGKEIKEVVKVDVSELGK, from the coding sequence ATGGAAAAAGAAAAGCCGATTGGAGTTTTTGATTCAGGCATCGGCGGATTAACTGTTGTTAAAAGACTTATGTCTGTTTTGCCGAAAGAAAGTATAGTATATTTTGGCGATACTGCAAGAGTGCCTTATGGTTCAAAATCGAATGAAACAGTTATTGAATATTCAGTTCAGAATACTAAGTTTCTAATTCAGAAAAATGTCAAAGCAGTTGTAGTTGCCTGCAACACAGCATCATCAATCGCACTGAACGAATTAAGAAAACAATTTGATGTTCCGGTAATTGGCATGATTGAGCCGGGCGCAGAAATGGCTGTTCATCAGACAAAGAATAAAAAGATTGGTGTTATCGGAACCAGAGCAACAATCGCAAATAAAGCTTATTCCAAAGCTATTAAAGAAATTAATCCTGATATAGAAGTTTTTGAAAAAGCTTGTCCTTTATTTGTTCCACTTGCTGAAGAAGGTTGGACAAATCATAAAGCTACTTATGAGATTGCAGAGGAATATTTAGAAGAGCTGAGAGAAAAAGAGATTGACACACTTGTGCTTGGTTGCACACACTATCCTATACTCGCTGATGTGATTCAGGATGTAATTGGAAAAAATGTTAAGCTTATTGATTCAGGAGTTGCATCATCAGAAGTTGTGAGAGAGGAACTCAGAAGAATCGGATTGGAAACGAACTCAGCTGTTCCGGGAAATGCATTCTTTTATGTAAGTGATATTCCAACAACCTTTAAGCAGGTAGCAGAATTATTTCTTGGAAAGGAAATAAAGGAAGTTGTAAAGGTTGATGTTTCAGAATTGGGAAAATGA
- the queF gene encoding preQ(1) synthase: MNDKRKILEVFENKYPDRDYTITHVAPEFTSLCPKTGQPDFATITIEYIPDLLCVELKSLKLYFHSYRNDGIFYESLTNQILDDLVAVVKPRYMRITAEFNVRGGISSVVEAEYYSDDYYDEDISFS; encoded by the coding sequence ATGAACGACAAAAGAAAAATTCTTGAAGTATTTGAAAACAAATATCCTGACAGAGATTATACAATTACTCATGTTGCACCGGAATTTACATCGCTTTGCCCTAAAACCGGTCAACCGGATTTTGCTACAATTACTATTGAATATATTCCTGATTTACTTTGTGTGGAATTAAAATCACTTAAGCTTTATTTCCATTCATATCGTAATGATGGAATTTTCTATGAAAGTCTGACAAATCAGATTCTTGATGATCTTGTTGCTGTGGTTAAACCAAGATATATGCGAATCACAGCTGAGTTTAATGTTCGTGGTGGAATTTCTTCAGTTGTTGAAGCAGAATATTATAGCGATGATTATTATGATGAAGATATCAGCTTTTCATAA
- the queC gene encoding 7-cyano-7-deazaguanine synthase QueC: METDKRKIAVVAVSGGMDSCVTAAIANRNYELAFAHINYGQRTEKRELKAFNDIADYFNVKYRLIIDYTHLSKIGGSSLTDFNIDVSKANLNNKEIPSSYVPFRNANILAACVSWAEVIGAEAVFIGAVYEDSSGYPDCRPEFFEAFEKMVELGTKPETHIKIKTPIINFSKEQIVKKGIELNAPLHLTWSCYQNEDEACGICDSCALRLRGFQKAGINDPIPYKTKPIYV, from the coding sequence ATGGAAACAGATAAACGAAAAATAGCTGTTGTTGCTGTAAGTGGCGGAATGGATAGCTGTGTAACTGCTGCAATCGCAAATCGGAATTATGAACTTGCATTTGCTCATATCAATTATGGACAGCGAACAGAAAAGCGCGAGTTAAAAGCCTTCAATGATATTGCAGATTATTTCAATGTAAAATATCGTTTGATTATAGACTATACTCACCTTTCAAAAATTGGTGGTTCATCACTAACTGATTTCAATATTGATGTCAGTAAAGCTAATCTCAACAATAAAGAAATTCCATCTTCTTATGTTCCATTCAGAAATGCGAATATACTTGCTGCCTGTGTCAGCTGGGCAGAAGTAATTGGAGCAGAAGCAGTTTTTATCGGAGCTGTGTATGAAGATTCATCCGGTTATCCTGATTGCCGCCCTGAATTTTTTGAAGCTTTTGAAAAAATGGTTGAACTTGGGACAAAACCTGAGACTCACATAAAAATTAAAACACCAATCATAAACTTTTCTAAAGAACAAATTGTTAAAAAAGGAATCGAACTTAATGCTCCGTTACATTTAACCTGGAGTTGTTATCAAAATGAAGACGAAGCTTGCGGCATCTGCGATAGTTGCGCTCTTCGTTTAAGAGGGTTTCAAAAAGCAGGAATTAATGACCCAATTCCTTATAAAACCAAACCAATTTATGTTTAA
- a CDS encoding methyltransferase family protein — MDPINILIAINIVATFAANIGAAKKGVKDKLAVFRDKPKTYLQTLPLAISTINLFILILAVFQIGTLVYEEKYLSLRVVALVVYLIFSWIQIWSFRTLGEYYSPEIAIRKEHKIISVGPYKIIRHPQYLSQIFVDLAGALATLSYILLPLALIQIPFLILRAKEEEKLFQKYLAEEFKSYKEKSGFLFPFIG, encoded by the coding sequence ATGGACCCAATAAATATTCTGATTGCAATAAATATTGTTGCTACTTTTGCAGCAAACATTGGAGCAGCTAAAAAAGGTGTCAAAGATAAACTTGCTGTTTTCCGCGATAAGCCAAAAACTTATCTGCAGACTCTTCCATTAGCAATATCTACTATTAATTTATTTATCCTGATTCTTGCTGTTTTTCAGATTGGTACTTTAGTGTATGAAGAAAAATACCTCTCGCTGAGAGTTGTTGCTTTGGTTGTTTATCTGATTTTCTCCTGGATACAAATTTGGTCATTTAGAACTTTGGGCGAATACTATTCACCGGAAATCGCAATCCGGAAAGAACATAAAATTATTTCAGTTGGTCCTTATAAAATAATTCGTCATCCACAATATCTCTCACAAATTTTTGTAGATTTAGCCGGAGCGCTTGCAACTCTGAGTTACATCTTATTACCCTTGGCTTTAATTCAAATACCATTTCTTATACTTCGAGCAAAGGAAGAAGAGAAACTTTTTCAAAAATATTTAGCGGAAGAATTCAAATCGTATAAAGAAAAGTCCGGCTTTTTATTTCCATTTATCGGATAG